The Enterobacter oligotrophicus sequence GCTTAAAATGTTACACTTCGTTCCCTCTGGATTGTTGTTCATGGATACCTGCTAACCACATGTTTAGAATAAGAAAAGGACTTGATCTGCCGATCTCCGGCGTGCCTGAACAGCACGTTTCGACAGGTGCCAGCATTCGTCACGTTGCCATTTTGGGCGACGATTACGTGGGGATGCGCCCCGCGATGCTGGTGCAGGAGGGCGATCGCGTCATGAAAGGGCAGGCGCTCTTCGAGGATAAAAAAAATCCCGGCGTTATGTTCACCGCACCCGCCAGCGGCACTGTTGTTGCGATTAACCGCGGGGAACGCCGCGTACTGCAGTCGGTGGTGATCCGCATTGAAGGCAATGAGCAGCGTGATTTTGCCCATTTTGACGCGGCAGATCTCGTGGCTTTACGCCGTGATGTCGTGCAGGCGCAACTGCTGGAATCTGGCCTGTGGACGGCGTTTCGCACGCGCCCGTTCAGTAAATCCCCTGTCCCTGGAACGGTGCCAGCGGCTATCTTTGTCACCGCAATCGACACCAACCCGCTCAGCGCAGATCCGCAGCCCATTATTCTGGCGCAGCGAAAGGCGTTTGATGATGGGCTCACGCTGTTAACGCGCCTGACGCCGGGGAAAGTCCATGTTTGCCAGGCCAGCGGCGGCAAACTCGGTGGACATCCGCAGGGGCAGGTTGCGTTTAATGAATTTGCAGGCCCGCACCCTGCTGGTCTGGCAGGCACCCATATTCACTTCCTTGAGCCGGTGAGCCTGACGAAACAGGTGTGGCATCTTAATTATCAGGACGTCATTGCCATCGGAAAACTGTTTACGACGGGCGAGCTGTGCACGGAACGTGTGGTTGCCATCGGCGGGCCGCAGGCGACCAACCCGCGCCTGGTGCGTACCCTGCTGGGAGCCGATATTAATGAACTGCTCACCGGTGAAACAAAAGCGGGTGAAAACCGGCTCATTTCCGGTTCAGTGCTTAGCGGCAGACAAGCCATCGACACGCAGGCTTACCTGGGGCGTTTTCATCTACAGGTGAGCATCGTTCAGGAGGGGCGTGAGAAAGAGCTGTTTGGCTGGGTGCTGCCAGGAGCAGAAAAGTTCTCTGTGAC is a genomic window containing:
- a CDS encoding Na(+)-translocating NADH-quinone reductase subunit A, with the protein product MFRIRKGLDLPISGVPEQHVSTGASIRHVAILGDDYVGMRPAMLVQEGDRVMKGQALFEDKKNPGVMFTAPASGTVVAINRGERRVLQSVVIRIEGNEQRDFAHFDAADLVALRRDVVQAQLLESGLWTAFRTRPFSKSPVPGTVPAAIFVTAIDTNPLSADPQPIILAQRKAFDDGLTLLTRLTPGKVHVCQASGGKLGGHPQGQVAFNEFAGPHPAGLAGTHIHFLEPVSLTKQVWHLNYQDVIAIGKLFTTGELCTERVVAIGGPQATNPRLVRTLLGADINELLTGETKAGENRLISGSVLSGRQAIDTQAYLGRFHLQVSIVQEGREKELFGWVLPGAEKFSVTRTTLGHFLRHKLFNFSTSTHGGERAMVPIGNYERVMPLDILPTVLLRDLLARDSDSAQALGCLELDEEDLALCTYVCPGKYEYGPVLREVLTRIEQEG